The region aattaatattatcacTATAATATGCTATACAACTTAACTCATCAAATAAGAACTAATTtataggaaaaataaaataaaatattaaatttcattattttaattaatgaattttcatatttgattgTTAAGTGCTCCCCTACTACCTCTTGCTATGTAATTACATAACTATACTGtaaattattgtttaaattttttaataatataacctatatatttttaaattctacTATTCaatgtaatttgtttttttattaattatgattttatgaatTATGGCGTAGAATTtatgatttatgatttaaaatttagagttcGGAAttcagatttttaaatttatggttttgaatttatacTTTAGGATTTATTATTTAGAGTTCAGGTTTAAGATTTTATGGtatatgatttataatttatggtttaatatttatagtttattatTTAGAGTCTAGATTTTAGATTTTAAGATTTTGGATTTAGGTCGAGGATTTAGATATTATAGTTTAGTATTTAATGTTTGTGGTTTATGTCTTAGGATTTAAAGTTTCAAGTTATGCTTTTAGGTTTagaatttagaatttaaattccAGAATGTAGAATTTATGGTATGTGCCATATGGTTTAATGTAAAAACACCCTTAATGTTTCCGTATGAAATCAATGAGCATCTCATGataagtttaattaaaatatacctttaaaattttgaaaatgattCATACGCATTTCTTGTGAATGAGGGCTAACTCCGTCTGAAAAAGGAGCATAATTAAGTCGTTTTCAAACCTTTGGAGTTATATCTTAGATAAATTTGTTGTGAGGGGTTTATCTATACTTTGACATAAAACATCAGGGGCAAAACTAAATCTCTGATTGCCATGTTTAGAACGATAAACTTGTGACTTCTAAACTATGGGGATAAGGtataaaaatgaccctaatgtttacTTTGTGGTTCACCTAGCCCTCTAATGCTTTTCGAGTCTCAAAAATTATTCTTAATCTAATTTCCACATCAAATGTAAAAGGCAAAAATAAGTAGAACTGGCCTATAATATCATATCTGCTTAAGAGGAGGTGTTAAACCATGGAATGTAAGGGCTACATGTATACAAGGACAAAAATGAATGAACACGTCGAATAAAACCAACCTTATGCTAATCCCATTTTGCCATGATTTATATAAAGCAACAGCTGCAAATGGAATGAGTCTCCTCTTTGCAAATCATCAGACACATACATATTCTGCAGCAAAGATAGACAAACATACATgcagaaaaaatcaaaacacaaCTCGCCACATCCCAACCATGGACCCTATATATACCAACCTATCTCACTCCCATTTTCATCACCAAGTTTGCTTCTATTCCATTCAACAAACAAGATGGCTACTTACTCTTCTCTGCTTTCTCTTAGTATTTGCGTTCTTGTTCTTTTCCATGGCTCTGTTGCACAAATAGAGCAGGTTACTTCTCGCGGATCACAGGGGGAGTCGCAGCGACAGCAGAGGTGGCAACGCGATGAGTGCCAACTCAACCGGATTAATGCTGTTGAGCCTTCTCGTAGCTTCAATTCAGAAGCTGGTCAGACAGAAATCTGGGACGAGAATGATCAACAGTTTCAATGCGTTGGTGTTGTAGCTATGCGCCATACCATTCAGCAGAAAGGACTATTGTTGCCACAATATGTCAATGGCCCTAAGCTCATTTATGTCGTCCAAGGCAAGTATTTTATTCAGAATTAGAATTAAGTATTACCCTAATCAAACTGTCAATTTGTGACTATCAAATTTGTGATATAACACTTTTTGTCACAATTCTGTCACAAATTTTATCCCATCAAAATTTGTGATTATCATGTACAAGtttttacgaaattttaatGCAATTTTTATATGGTGGATGCAGGTAATGGTATCCAGGGAGCTGTGATTCCGGGTTGTGCAGAGACATACCAATCCCCATCAGAGTCACAGTTTACCGGAAGACAAGGCGAGAGCCAGCGTGACCAGCATCAGAAGGTTCGTCAAATCCGACAAGGAGATGTCATTTCCCTACCTGCCGGAGTTGCTCAATGGATTTACAACAACGGTCGCAACCCTCTTGTTCTTGTCCAAATCATTGACACTAGCAATCCTGCAAACCAGCTCGATCAGAATCACAGAGTAAGATTAATTAATctcataattaattataatccaaCAGAAGCaattattaattgtttggtCATGTTTCAGGACTTTTTCCTTGCCGGTAATCCTCAACAAGAAGTACAGAGCCAGAGAGGTGAATCTTCCCTGAGAGGCCGCGAAGGAAGAGGAAGCAGCAGGAGAGGAGAAAGCCGAAGATCCAGCAACGTCTTCTCAGGAATGGATGAGCATATTATATCTGAAGCTTTCAACATCGACTCTAACCTCGCAAGAAAGCTGAGAGGTGAAAATGATAACAGAGGCATTATTGTTAACGTCGAGCATGACCTGGAGATGCTAGCACCACCAAGAAGCCAAGAAGAAGAAGCACAACAACAGCGAGAAGAAGCACAAAGACAATTAGAGAGAAGCCGTGGAAGCAGCCGACCGTTGTTTAATGGCGTAGAAGAAACTTTCTGCACAGCCAGGATGAGACACAATCTCGATAACCCATCAGAATCTGACATCTTTAACCCACGCGCTGGCCGTGTTACCAATGTCAACAGTCACAACCTACCCATCCTCCAATTCCTCCGACTTAGCATTCAGAAAGCCGTTCTTTACTCCGTAAGCTCTAAAAATACTATTTCCaacataaattaatattttatacagttggtgaactataattttttatat is a window of Mercurialis annua linkage group LG2, ddMerAnnu1.2, whole genome shotgun sequence DNA encoding:
- the LOC130015187 gene encoding legumin B-like yields the protein MQKKSKHNSPHPNHGPYIYQPISLPFSSPSLLLFHSTNKMATYSSLLSLSICVLVLFHGSVAQIEQVTSRGSQGESQRQQRWQRDECQLNRINAVEPSRSFNSEAGQTEIWDENDQQFQCVGVVAMRHTIQQKGLLLPQYVNGPKLIYVVQGNGIQGAVIPGCAETYQSPSESQFTGRQGESQRDQHQKVRQIRQGDVISLPAGVAQWIYNNGRNPLVLVQIIDTSNPANQLDQNHRDFFLAGNPQQEVQSQRGESSLRGREGRGSSRRGESRRSSNVFSGMDEHIISEAFNIDSNLARKLRGENDNRGIIVNVEHDLEMLAPPRSQEEEAQQQREEAQRQLERSRGSSRPLFNGVEETFCTARMRHNLDNPSESDIFNPRAGRVTNVNSHNLPILQFLRLSIQKAVLYSNAIMTPHWNINAHSIRYITRGSGRVQIVNENGNSVFDGQVQRGQMLTVPQNFVVITKANNEGLEWVSFKTNDQAKISQLAGRVSVIRSMPEEVLANAFQVSVEEARRLKDNRQEVTMLSPGSRSRV